One window from the genome of Cystobacter ferrugineus encodes:
- the trpA gene encoding tryptophan synthase subunit alpha, with the protein MSGAIADAFARAKARGEGALVAYAMAGDPDLPRSVDVFAACVEGGADILEIGVAFSDPIADGPVIQGASERALKAGSTLRRVLDEVVPAVRERCPQTPLVVMTYVNVIMALGEERYAKLARERGVTGTILPDLPPEESLSIREAFDREGVDLIPLCAPTTSPKRAESIAKDARGFVYCVSVAGVTGMRSQLPADLSGRLELVRRVSPVPVVAGFGISSAEHARVVGAHADGVVVGSAIVRAAQADGPSAARQVCADIKRGLKR; encoded by the coding sequence ATGAGCGGGGCAATCGCGGACGCATTCGCCCGGGCCAAGGCCCGTGGAGAGGGCGCGCTGGTGGCGTACGCCATGGCGGGAGACCCGGATCTCCCCCGCTCGGTGGACGTGTTCGCCGCGTGCGTGGAGGGAGGCGCGGACATCCTGGAGATCGGCGTGGCGTTCAGCGATCCCATCGCCGACGGCCCCGTCATCCAGGGCGCGTCCGAGCGGGCGCTCAAGGCCGGCTCCACGCTGCGGCGCGTGCTGGACGAAGTGGTGCCCGCCGTGCGCGAGCGCTGCCCCCAGACGCCGCTCGTGGTGATGACCTACGTCAACGTCATCATGGCCCTGGGCGAGGAGCGCTACGCGAAGCTCGCCCGGGAGCGCGGCGTGACGGGCACCATCCTGCCGGACCTGCCTCCCGAGGAGAGCCTCAGCATCCGCGAGGCGTTCGACCGGGAGGGGGTGGATCTCATCCCCCTGTGCGCACCCACCACGTCGCCCAAGCGCGCGGAGAGCATCGCCAAGGACGCGCGGGGCTTCGTCTACTGCGTGTCGGTGGCGGGAGTGACGGGCATGCGCTCGCAGCTCCCGGCGGACCTGTCCGGGCGGCTGGAGCTGGTGCGCCGCGTCTCCCCGGTGCCGGTGGTGGCGGGCTTCGGCATCTCCTCGGCCGAGCACGCCCGGGTGGTGGGCGCCCACGCGGATGGCGTCGTGGTGGGCAGCGCCATCGTGCGCGCCGCCCAGGCGGATGGGCCCTCCGCGGCCCGTCAGGTGTGCGCCGACATCAAGCGCGGCCTCAAGCGCTGA
- a CDS encoding phosphoribosylanthranilate isomerase codes for MSTRVKICGLTRVEDARMAWAAGADALGLNFYARSPRYVTPEVAAVLARTRPALGAVVGVFVNESPDVIRARVRDCGLTSVQLHGDEPPEACSGYGVPVIKALRIRGPEDVERARAYVGVGDVATLLLDGAAPGYGGGGVGFDWSLVARLTDAGVPVLVAGGLNPGNVRDAVRATRAYGVDVASGVETSPGIKDADAVRAFVRAVKSTFSE; via the coding sequence ATGAGCACGCGGGTGAAGATCTGCGGGCTCACCCGCGTGGAGGACGCGCGCATGGCGTGGGCCGCGGGCGCGGACGCGCTGGGGCTCAACTTCTACGCGCGCTCGCCCCGGTACGTGACGCCCGAGGTGGCGGCGGTGTTGGCGCGCACCCGGCCCGCGTTGGGCGCGGTGGTGGGCGTCTTCGTCAACGAGTCCCCCGACGTCATCCGCGCCCGGGTGCGCGACTGCGGACTCACCTCCGTGCAGTTACACGGAGACGAGCCGCCCGAGGCCTGCTCGGGCTACGGCGTGCCCGTCATCAAGGCCCTGCGCATCCGGGGCCCCGAGGACGTGGAGCGGGCGCGCGCCTACGTGGGCGTGGGCGACGTGGCCACGCTGCTGCTGGACGGAGCGGCGCCGGGCTACGGCGGAGGCGGCGTGGGCTTCGACTGGTCGCTGGTGGCGCGGCTGACGGACGCGGGCGTGCCGGTGCTGGTGGCCGGCGGGCTGAATCCGGGCAACGTACGTGACGCCGTGCGCGCCACGCGGGCCTACGGAGTGGATGTGGCGAGCGGAGTGGAGACGAGCCCCGGTATCAAGGACGCGGACGCGGTGCGCGCCTTCGTGCGCGCCGTGAAGAGCACCTTTTCGGAGTGA
- a CDS encoding NAD(P)/FAD-dependent oxidoreductase, with the protein MGKPDVIVVGAGLAGLTCARLLHQARVKVRVLEASDGVGGRVRTDTVDGFLLDRGFQVFLTAYPEPPRWLDYRALDLRRFFPGARVWREGRMHLVADPFRRPLHAALHAFNPVGSFTDKLHVLDLWKQAQAGSVEDVFLRPQKTSREYLRDVGFSDAMLEGFLQPFFGGIFLEKALSTSSRMLEFVFRMFATGATVVPARGMGALSAQLAAKLPEGALKLNTPVEEVFGHRVRLESGAREECDAVVVATDAPAAVELLPGMPSRRMNTVTCLYFAAPEPPVRGPYLVLNGEGRGPVNNLAVMSEVAPEYAPAGQALVSVSVLEPVEDAESLEARVREQLTEWFGGGVKGWRHLRTYEIPRALPEQSPESWESSPRRVRLSPGLYACGDYRENGSIDGAMTSGRRAAEALLRDWELPLP; encoded by the coding sequence GTGGGCAAGCCGGACGTCATCGTGGTGGGGGCGGGGCTGGCGGGCTTGACGTGCGCGAGGCTTCTTCACCAGGCACGCGTGAAGGTGCGCGTGCTGGAGGCGAGCGATGGGGTGGGGGGAAGGGTGCGCACGGACACGGTGGACGGCTTCCTGCTGGATCGAGGCTTCCAGGTGTTCCTCACCGCCTACCCGGAGCCCCCTCGGTGGTTGGACTACCGGGCGCTCGACCTGCGGCGCTTCTTTCCCGGGGCGCGGGTCTGGCGCGAGGGAAGGATGCACCTGGTGGCGGATCCCTTCCGCCGGCCGCTGCACGCCGCGCTGCATGCCTTCAACCCCGTGGGCTCGTTCACCGACAAGTTGCACGTTCTCGACTTGTGGAAGCAGGCGCAGGCCGGCTCGGTGGAGGACGTGTTCCTCCGCCCGCAGAAGACGTCGCGGGAGTACCTGCGCGACGTGGGCTTCTCCGACGCGATGCTGGAGGGTTTTCTCCAGCCCTTCTTCGGCGGCATCTTCCTGGAGAAGGCGCTGAGCACCTCCAGTCGGATGCTGGAGTTCGTCTTCCGGATGTTCGCCACCGGGGCCACGGTGGTTCCCGCGAGGGGCATGGGGGCGCTCTCCGCGCAGCTCGCCGCGAAGCTGCCCGAGGGAGCGCTGAAGCTGAACACGCCGGTGGAGGAGGTCTTCGGGCACCGGGTGCGGCTGGAGTCGGGGGCCCGCGAGGAGTGTGACGCGGTGGTGGTGGCCACGGACGCGCCCGCGGCGGTGGAACTGCTGCCCGGCATGCCCTCGCGGAGGATGAACACTGTGACGTGCCTGTACTTCGCCGCCCCGGAGCCGCCCGTGCGCGGACCCTACCTGGTGCTCAATGGGGAGGGGCGGGGGCCGGTGAACAACCTCGCGGTGATGAGCGAGGTCGCGCCCGAGTACGCCCCCGCCGGTCAGGCCCTCGTCTCGGTGTCGGTGCTGGAGCCGGTGGAGGACGCGGAGTCGCTGGAGGCGCGCGTGCGCGAGCAGCTCACGGAGTGGTTTGGCGGAGGCGTGAAGGGGTGGCGGCACCTGCGCACGTACGAGATTCCCCGGGCCCTGCCGGAGCAGTCGCCCGAGTCGTGGGAGTCGTCCCCTCGGCGGGTGCGGCTGTCGCCCGGGCTGTATGCCTGTGGGGACTACCGGGAGAATGGCTCCATCGATGGGGCGATGACGTCGGGGCGGCGCGCGGCCGAGGCCCTGCTGCGGGACTGGGAGTTGCCGCTGCCATGA
- the trpD gene encoding anthranilate phosphoribosyltransferase: MTLKEALSRVVSRRDLTREEMASVMGQMLAGEATPAQVGGLAVALRMKGETEDELLGAAEAMRACATRIHPRSEVVLDTCGTGGDGANTFNISTAVALVAAGAGVTVAKHGNRAVSSRCGSSDVLAAMGVPMDRSHEQVTHDIDAHGVGFLFAPSHHSALRHVAPSRRELGLHTIFNLLGPLTNPAGARYQLLGTFAGERLEQTARVLARLGSKRAWVVHGRDGLDELSPCTASDVAELREDGSVRLFTLHPEDAGLERVPPESIVGGDVEDNARRFRALLEGERSGVRTAVVLNTAAALVVVGKAANLKEGAMRAVESIDSGAAASKLTALVKGGAA, from the coding sequence ATGACGCTCAAGGAAGCGCTGAGCCGAGTGGTGAGCCGGCGCGACCTGACCCGCGAGGAGATGGCCTCGGTGATGGGCCAGATGCTCGCGGGCGAGGCGACGCCCGCCCAGGTGGGCGGCCTCGCGGTCGCGTTGCGCATGAAGGGTGAGACGGAAGACGAGCTGCTCGGAGCGGCCGAGGCCATGCGCGCGTGCGCCACGCGCATCCATCCGCGCTCCGAGGTGGTGCTCGACACCTGCGGCACGGGTGGCGATGGGGCGAACACCTTCAACATCTCCACCGCCGTGGCCCTCGTGGCCGCGGGGGCGGGGGTGACGGTGGCCAAGCACGGCAACCGGGCGGTGTCCTCGCGCTGTGGCAGCTCGGACGTGCTCGCGGCCATGGGCGTCCCCATGGACCGCTCGCACGAGCAGGTGACGCATGACATCGACGCGCACGGGGTGGGCTTTCTCTTCGCGCCCTCGCACCACAGCGCCCTGCGCCACGTGGCACCGAGCCGGCGTGAGCTCGGCCTGCACACCATCTTCAACCTGCTGGGCCCGCTGACCAACCCCGCGGGCGCGCGCTACCAACTCCTCGGCACCTTCGCCGGGGAGCGGTTGGAGCAGACGGCGCGCGTGCTCGCGCGGCTGGGTAGCAAACGCGCCTGGGTGGTGCACGGACGCGATGGGCTGGACGAGCTGTCGCCGTGCACGGCCTCGGACGTGGCGGAGCTGCGCGAGGACGGCTCGGTGCGCCTGTTCACCCTCCACCCCGAGGACGCGGGGCTCGAGCGCGTGCCGCCCGAGTCCATCGTCGGCGGGGACGTGGAGGACAACGCCCGGCGCTTCCGGGCACTGCTCGAGGGCGAGCGCTCCGGGGTGCGCACCGCCGTGGTGCTCAACACCGCGGCGGCACTCGTGGTGGTGGGCAAGGCGGCCAACCTGAAGGAAGGCGCCATGCGGGCGGTGGAGTCGATCGACTCCGGCGCCGCGGCCTCCAAGCTGACGGCGCTCGTCAAGGGAGGTGCGGCATGA
- a CDS encoding indole-3-glycerol phosphate synthase TrpC codes for MNAPATDKLAAIFARKRRELAARGPRVAEHPRPPGRDFAAALTRHRPGLPINVIAEVKRRSPSGGDFPHSDLVAVARGYEAAGACAISVLTDDVDFGGSLEDLLQVRAAVSVPVLRKDFLVAPQEIEESAALGADAVLLIADALEDGQLAEMVATAKACRVAALVEAHTQEHAERALQAGAELVGINNRDLATLRTDIATALRVIPLLRGRAQTFVAESGLKTHEDFVAARSAGADAVLVGESLLRAPHPGQALARLLAPGNAS; via the coding sequence ATGAACGCGCCCGCCACCGACAAGCTCGCGGCCATCTTCGCGCGCAAGCGCCGGGAGCTCGCCGCGCGCGGGCCCCGCGTGGCCGAACATCCCCGTCCCCCCGGGCGGGACTTCGCCGCCGCCCTCACCCGGCACCGTCCGGGCCTGCCCATCAACGTCATCGCCGAGGTCAAGCGCCGCAGCCCCTCGGGCGGTGACTTCCCGCACTCGGACCTGGTCGCCGTGGCGCGGGGCTACGAGGCCGCCGGGGCCTGCGCCATCAGTGTGCTCACCGATGACGTGGACTTCGGCGGAAGCCTCGAGGATCTGCTCCAGGTGCGCGCGGCCGTGTCCGTGCCCGTGCTGCGCAAGGACTTCCTCGTGGCGCCTCAAGAGATCGAGGAGAGCGCGGCCCTTGGCGCGGACGCGGTGCTGCTCATCGCGGACGCGCTGGAGGATGGCCAGCTCGCGGAGATGGTGGCCACGGCCAAGGCCTGCCGGGTGGCGGCGCTCGTCGAGGCCCACACCCAGGAGCACGCCGAGCGGGCGCTCCAGGCGGGCGCGGAGCTGGTGGGCATCAACAACCGCGACCTCGCCACGCTGCGCACGGACATCGCCACCGCCCTGCGGGTCATCCCGCTCTTGCGCGGCCGGGCCCAGACGTTCGTGGCCGAGAGTGGCCTCAAGACGCACGAGGACTTCGTGGCGGCCCGGTCGGCGGGCGCGGACGCGGTCCTCGTGGGCGAGTCCCTCCTGCGCGCCCCCCATCCGGGCCAGGCACTGGCGCGGCTGCTCGCGCCTGGGAACGCGTCATGA
- the trpB gene encoding tryptophan synthase subunit beta codes for MDTKTAPGRFGRYGGRYVPETLVPAHQELELAYAEAQKDPSFGEQVAQVLREFVGRETPLTPARRLTALWGGAEVWLKREDLAHTGAHKINNTIGQVLLAKRMGKKRIIAETGAGQHGVATATACALFGLPCEVYMGALDVERQSLNVFRMKALGATVHAVESGSRTLKDAMNEAMRVWVAQIEDTHYVIGSAAGPHPYPTIVRDFQSVIGKEVRTQSLVAFGQLPDAIIACIGGGSNAIGILHPFIGDKNVRLVGVEAGGHGLDSGQHGASLTLGTEGVLHGSRSLVLQDEHGQIMEAHSISAGLDYPGVGPELAHLAKTGRVEVRTATDDEALKAFYEVCRTEGILPALESSHAFARAGELARELGKGKYLVINCSGRGDKDVATIAARGVPPAIRLEGA; via the coding sequence ATGGACACGAAAACCGCCCCGGGCCGCTTTGGCCGTTACGGCGGCCGTTACGTGCCGGAGACGTTGGTGCCGGCGCATCAGGAGTTGGAGCTCGCCTACGCCGAGGCCCAGAAGGATCCGTCCTTCGGCGAGCAGGTGGCTCAGGTGCTGCGCGAGTTCGTCGGGCGCGAGACGCCGCTGACGCCCGCGCGCCGGCTCACCGCGCTGTGGGGCGGCGCCGAGGTGTGGCTCAAGCGCGAGGACCTGGCGCACACGGGCGCGCATAAAATCAACAACACCATCGGCCAGGTGCTGCTGGCCAAGCGCATGGGCAAGAAGCGCATCATCGCGGAGACGGGCGCGGGCCAGCACGGCGTGGCCACCGCCACCGCGTGCGCGCTGTTCGGCCTGCCCTGCGAGGTGTACATGGGCGCGCTGGACGTGGAGCGCCAGTCGCTCAACGTCTTCCGCATGAAGGCCCTGGGCGCCACGGTGCACGCGGTGGAATCGGGCTCGCGCACCCTCAAGGACGCGATGAACGAGGCCATGCGCGTGTGGGTGGCGCAGATCGAGGACACCCACTACGTCATCGGCAGCGCGGCCGGGCCCCACCCCTACCCCACCATCGTCCGCGACTTCCAATCCGTCATCGGCAAGGAAGTGCGCACCCAGTCGCTCGTGGCCTTCGGCCAGCTTCCCGACGCCATCATCGCGTGCATCGGCGGCGGCTCGAACGCCATCGGCATCCTCCACCCCTTCATCGGTGACAAGAACGTGCGGCTGGTGGGCGTGGAGGCCGGTGGCCACGGGCTCGACTCGGGCCAGCATGGCGCGTCCCTGACGCTGGGCACCGAGGGCGTGCTGCATGGCTCGCGCTCGCTGGTGCTCCAGGACGAGCACGGGCAGATCATGGAGGCGCACTCCATCTCCGCGGGCCTGGACTACCCGGGCGTGGGGCCGGAGCTGGCGCACCTGGCGAAGACGGGGCGGGTGGAGGTGCGCACCGCCACGGACGACGAGGCGCTCAAGGCCTTCTACGAGGTGTGCCGCACCGAGGGCATCCTCCCCGCGCTCGAGTCCTCGCACGCCTTCGCGCGCGCGGGGGAGCTCGCGCGTGAGCTGGGCAAGGGCAAGTACCTGGTCATCAACTGTTCGGGCCGCGGAGACAAGGACGTGGCCACCATCGCGGCGCGGGGCGTGCCTCCCGCCATCCGTCTGGAGGGAGCATGA
- a CDS encoding VOC family protein: MSQPTPSAAAPTFYPMLRYKDAPAAIKWLAAAFGFEEHVVVPGPNDTVAHAELRFGTGIFMLGSQKDDIYGNAGMAPYVYVADIDAHCARARAAGAVIVREPYDTDHGSRDYAARDCEGHVWSFGTYRPAP, translated from the coding sequence ATGAGCCAGCCCACCCCCAGCGCCGCCGCCCCGACCTTCTACCCGATGCTGCGCTACAAGGACGCGCCCGCGGCCATCAAGTGGCTGGCCGCCGCCTTCGGCTTCGAGGAGCACGTGGTGGTTCCGGGACCCAACGACACCGTGGCCCACGCCGAGCTGCGCTTCGGCACGGGCATCTTCATGCTGGGCAGTCAGAAGGACGACATCTACGGCAACGCCGGCATGGCCCCGTACGTCTACGTGGCCGACATCGACGCCCATTGCGCCCGGGCCCGGGCGGCGGGGGCCGTCATCGTGAGGGAACCCTACGACACCGACCATGGCTCGCGGGATTACGCGGCGCGTGACTGCGAGGGCCATGTCTGGAGCTTCGGCACCTACCGTCCTGCACCGTGA
- a CDS encoding CPBP family intramembrane glutamic endopeptidase produces the protein MTMNEPTRGAHPAWLVAASVGVVGWTALVRWNPPHFFAWAALYCALWMAVSVLALGREGRARLVPRGEDVLWGVTFAGVLYVGSRGVLWALCGGFSRVLCEPLLEVYTGFGRGGWLSAVVLVLLIAPAEEVFWRGVVQGALRPRVGSRGCVVVAAALSSLLLLFFEEPLLALAAFPTSLAWGLLAEWRRGLLAPWVSHALWDVLIIVLLPVI, from the coding sequence ATGACGATGAATGAACCGACGCGGGGCGCGCATCCGGCCTGGCTCGTGGCCGCGTCCGTGGGCGTGGTGGGGTGGACCGCCCTGGTGCGCTGGAACCCGCCCCACTTCTTCGCGTGGGCCGCGCTCTACTGCGCGCTCTGGATGGCCGTCTCGGTGCTGGCGCTCGGCCGGGAGGGGCGGGCGCGGCTGGTGCCCCGGGGCGAGGACGTGCTGTGGGGCGTGACGTTCGCGGGCGTGCTGTACGTGGGCTCGCGTGGCGTGTTGTGGGCGCTGTGCGGAGGCTTCTCGCGGGTGCTCTGCGAGCCCCTGCTGGAGGTCTACACGGGCTTTGGCCGGGGCGGGTGGCTCTCCGCGGTGGTGCTGGTGCTGCTCATCGCCCCCGCCGAGGAGGTGTTCTGGCGCGGGGTGGTGCAGGGGGCCCTGCGGCCGAGGGTGGGCAGCCGGGGCTGCGTGGTGGTGGCCGCCGCCCTGTCGAGTCTCCTGCTGCTCTTCTTCGAGGAGCCCCTGCTGGCGCTCGCGGCGTTTCCCACGTCGCTCGCCTGGGGCCTGCTCGCCGAGTGGCGCCGTGGCCTCCTGGCCCCGTGGGTGAGCCACGCGCTCTGGGATGTGCTCATCATCGTCCTGTTGCCGGTCATCTGA